In one Lolium rigidum isolate FL_2022 chromosome 3, APGP_CSIRO_Lrig_0.1, whole genome shotgun sequence genomic region, the following are encoded:
- the LOC124698993 gene encoding transmembrane protein 45A-like — protein MGSFKGHVLPGTLFLVVGAWHVWAAMARFAADPLGFRLRVWNPVGGDGALRHLELYVIAGGAFLDMCIEVLYSTHLHFLAPEGGVNPAHLNDLEHGGMLLMFFLFGALALLSQKTRYLPLTEGALCLVGATAFSAEFLLFYFHSTTHQGLEGYYHYLLVVLIGLCIASSVLGALLPDSFPADLASGLLITLQGLWFYQTAFTLYGSMLPEGCHRDADGHVECHGHAAGERGEQLANFQLFAYVFLVFVYALGCYAVAAARYGHPDLRTMHATAMERRENGADRGGFVGSSALSREQAVI, from the exons ATGGGGTCGTTCAAGGGGCACGTGCTTCCGGGGACGCTGTTCCTGGTGGTGGGCGCGTGGCACGTCTGGGCGGCCATGGCGCGCTTCGCCGCCGACCCGCTCGGCTTCCGCCTCCGCGTCTGGAACCCCGTGGGCGGCGACGGGGCGCTGCGCCACCTCGAGCTCTACGTCATCGCCGGGGGCGCCTTCCTCGACATGTGCATCGAGGTGCTCTACTCCACGCACCTACACTTCCTCGCGCCAGAAGGCGGGGTCAACCCGGCGCACCTCAACGACCTCGAGCACGGCGGCATGCTGCTCATGTTCTTCCTCTTCGGAGCACTCGCGCTACTCTCACAGAAAACAAG GTACCTACCCCTGACGGAGGGTGCGCTATGCCTAGTCGGGGCGACGGCGTTCAGCGCAGAGTTCCTGCTCTTCTACTTCCACTCAACCACCCACCAGGGGCTGGAGGGCTACTACCACTACCTCCTGGTTGTGCTCATTGGGCTCTGCATCGCCTCCAGCGTCCTCGGTGCTCTCCTCCCAGACAGCTTCCCTGCCGACCTCGCCAGTGGCTTGCTTATCACCCTGCAGGGCCTCTGGTTCTACCAGACGGCGTTCACGCTCTACGGGTCGATGCTCCCCGAGGGGTGCCACCGTGACGCAGACGGGCACGTCGAGTGCCATGGGCATGCTGCTGGGGAGCGCGGAGAGCAGCTCGCCAACTTCCAGCTCTTCGCCTATGTCTTCCTCGTGTTCGTCTACGCCCTAGGCTGCTATGCCGTCGCTGCCGCAAGGTACGGCCACCCGGACCTGAGGACGATGCATGCCACAGCGATGGAGCGGCGAGAAAATGGCGCCGACAGGGGAGGGTTCGTCGGCAGCTCGGCACTGTCGCGGGAGCAGGCGGTGATCTAG